In a genomic window of Lycium ferocissimum isolate CSIRO_LF1 chromosome 9, AGI_CSIRO_Lferr_CH_V1, whole genome shotgun sequence:
- the LOC132030315 gene encoding uncharacterized protein LOC132030315 isoform X1 encodes MGEKVGTLKDKRVVFVTVGTACFDALVRAVDTPQVKNELFRNGYTNILIQMGRGSYIPNKLTVGNGSAVLEYFTFSSSIAGYLKEASLVISHAAGQDHVITRLKVPAGSGSIFETLRLGKPLIVVVNEDLMDNHQSELAEELADRKHLLCARPQTLYETIVDMDTTSLVPYKPGDAEPVAKLINRYLGFPDD; translated from the exons ATGGGTGAGAAGGTTGGTACTTTGAAGGATAAGAGAGTAGTTTTTGTGACGGTTGGGACAGCTTGTTTTGATGCTCTAGTCAGAGCTGTGGACACTCCACAAGTTAAGAATGAATTGTTCAGGAACGGATACACGAATATTCTGATTCAAATGGGCCGTGGATCATACATTCCCAACAAG TTGACAGTTGGGAATGGGTCTGCAGTTCTGGAGTACTTCACGTTTTCGTCAAGTATAGCTGGCTACTTGAAGGAAGCATCACTTGTTATCAGTCATGCAG CTGGGCAAGACCATGTAATCACACGTTTGAAGGTGCCAGCAGGTTCAGGGAGCATATTTGAGACATTGCGGCTGGGTAAACCATTGATAGTTGTAGTCAATGAGGACCTAATGGACAATCATCAAAGTGAACTAGC AGAGGAACTGGCTGATCGAAAGCATTTGCTCTGTGCTCGTCCCCAAACTCTATATGAGACGATTGTGGATATGGATACAACATCTCTCGTCCCATACAAACCAGGTGATGCAGAACCAGTTGCTAAACTTATCAACAGATATCTTGGGTTCCCTGATGATTAG
- the LOC132030317 gene encoding RGG repeats nuclear RNA binding protein A, producing the protein MATLNPFDLLGDDVEDPSVIAAQQLKQAAPVAATATKKGPVKGQVQPAKPVAKLPSKPLPPSEAVKESRYEGQRGGGRGGPRGGGRGRGQGRGFNRDFADGENTFGGNNGFSGVSKAPEDGESGRSFERRGGGYGGPRGGFRGGRRGGFNNEEGADGDRPRRVFDRRSGTGRGGDFKREGAGRGNWGTPTDEIAPETEEPVNEGEKIVDAEKQAGQEDAGDTKKDSPDAEPEQKEPEEKEMTLEEYEKVREEKRKALLAQKPEERKVNLDKEFESMQLLSNKKNEEEIFVKLGSEKDKRKEAVEKAKKTKSINEFLKPAEGENYYRGGGRGRGRGGRGRSGYGGNGGNGGSSYNVPAPKIEDASQFPTLGGK; encoded by the exons atggcaacaTTGAACCCATTTGACCTTTTGGGTGATGATGTTGAGGACCCAAGTGTAATTGCTGCACAGCAATTGAAACAGGCTGCTCCTGTTGCTGCTACTGCTACCAAGAAAGGTCCAGTTAAGGGTCAAGTTCAACCTGCTAAGCCTGTTGCCAAGTTACCTTCAAAGCCTTTGCCTCCTTCTGAAGCTG TCAAGGAGTCCAGGTATGAAGGCCAACGAGGAGGCGGCCGTGGGGGTCCACGCGGAGGAGGCCGTGGTCGCGGACAAGGACGTGGGTTTAACCGGGATTTTGCTGATGGTGAGAATACCTTTGGCGGCAACAATGGTTTCTCTGGAGTGTCTAAGGCTCCAGAGGATGGAGAGTCAGGAAGGTCCTTTGAGAGGAGAGGTGGTGGATATGGTGGCCCTCGTGGAGGGTTCCGTGGAGGACGCCGAGGTGGCTTCAACAATGAGGAAGGTGCAGATGGTGATCGCCCTCGCAGAGTATTTGATCGACGAAGTGGAACCGGACGTGG GGGTGACTTTAAACGGGAGGGTGCTGGTCGAGGGAACTGGGGAACTCCCACTGATGAGATTGCACC GGAGACAGAGGAGCCTGTTAATGAAGGAGAGAAGATTGTTGATGCTGAGAAACAAGCTGGGCAGGAAGATGCTGGAGATACCAAAAAGGATTCTCCTGATGCTGAGCCAGAACAGAAGGAGCCCGAGGAGAAA GAAATGACCCTTGAAGAGTATGAGAAAGTACGGGAGGAGAAGAGGAAGGCTTTGCTGGCTCAGAAAcctgaagaaagaaaggttaatttGGATAAGGAGTTTGAATCCATGCAACTCCTATCAAACAAGAAGAATGAAGAGGAAATTTTCGTCAAATTG GGCTCTGAGAAAGATAAGCGGAAAGAGGCAGTCGAAAAGGCCAAGAAG ACTAAAAGCATAAATGAGTTTCTGAAGCCTGCTGAGGGAGAAAATTACTATCGTGGCGGTGGTCGGGGTAGGGGCCGTGGTGGCCGTGGAAGAAGTGGCTATGGAGGTAATGGTGGAAATGGCGGTAGCAGCTACAATGTTCCAGCCCCTAAGATTGAGGATGCATCCCAGTTCCCAACCTTGGGTGGCAAGTAA
- the LOC132030315 gene encoding uncharacterized protein LOC132030315 isoform X2 yields the protein MGEKVGTLKDKRVVFVTVGTACFDALVRAVDTPQVKNELFRNGYTNILIQMGRGSYIPNKLTVGNGSAVLEYFTFSSSIAGYLKEASLVISHAGSGSIFETLRLGKPLIVVVNEDLMDNHQSELAEELADRKHLLCARPQTLYETIVDMDTTSLVPYKPGDAEPVAKLINRYLGFPDD from the exons ATGGGTGAGAAGGTTGGTACTTTGAAGGATAAGAGAGTAGTTTTTGTGACGGTTGGGACAGCTTGTTTTGATGCTCTAGTCAGAGCTGTGGACACTCCACAAGTTAAGAATGAATTGTTCAGGAACGGATACACGAATATTCTGATTCAAATGGGCCGTGGATCATACATTCCCAACAAG TTGACAGTTGGGAATGGGTCTGCAGTTCTGGAGTACTTCACGTTTTCGTCAAGTATAGCTGGCTACTTGAAGGAAGCATCACTTGTTATCAGTCATGCAG GTTCAGGGAGCATATTTGAGACATTGCGGCTGGGTAAACCATTGATAGTTGTAGTCAATGAGGACCTAATGGACAATCATCAAAGTGAACTAGC AGAGGAACTGGCTGATCGAAAGCATTTGCTCTGTGCTCGTCCCCAAACTCTATATGAGACGATTGTGGATATGGATACAACATCTCTCGTCCCATACAAACCAGGTGATGCAGAACCAGTTGCTAAACTTATCAACAGATATCTTGGGTTCCCTGATGATTAG
- the LOC132030314 gene encoding pentatricopeptide repeat-containing protein At1g04840, translating into MKVINKLKIPKKSPKIINNLNLNETHLIPLIHTCKNTLQIQQIHAQIIRQNLLSNSRIITQLISSASLHKSIYYALSIFNCFRDPNLYLFNALIRGLKENSLFEKSILYFRLMLKMGIKPNKLTYPFVLKSLTALCEKRLGSVIHCGVLKMGLEYDVFVRVCLVEMYVKNELFDLALQLFDESPERNKDESVLLWNVVIYGCCRDGRVSKALALFEEMPERNAGSWNTMLSGLLRNGEVDKAMEFFDGMERNEKNVVSWTCVISGLTLNGLHQKALDLFFKMVEEGIKPNGLTTVSALSACAKTGALEAGRKIHDSITNNGLHLNVAVANALVDMYAKCGYIESASLVFSRLKEKDIRTWSIMIWGWAIHGHVDKALRCFEQMRLAGIKPDGVSFLAVLTGCSHAGHVDQGLQIFDSMQHEWSIEPTMKHYAAVVDLLGRAGRFDEALKFIGSMPLEPDYVIWGALFSACRAHKNIEVAKVASEKLLQLEPKHAGSYVFLSNVYAGAGRWDDVESVRSSMKNKNVEKNPGWSSMEVDGQLHTFVAGDNAHTRKQEIYSKLEEIIRGAKQQGYVPETEWVLHNIDEEEKEGALGSHSEKLALAFGLISTGPGVIIMIVKNLRVCGDCHSLMKYVSRMSQRVIVLRDIKRFHHFKDGVCSCKDYW; encoded by the exons ATGAAAGTCATTAACAAactcaaaattccaaaaaaatctcCCAAAATCATCAATAATTTAAATCTCAATGAAACCCATTTGATACCTTTAATCCACACttgcaaaaatacccttcaAATCCAACAAATCCATGCCCAAATTATTCGCCAAAATTTATTATCAAATAGTAGAATTATTACTCAGTTAATATCATCAGCTTCTCTACACAAATCCATTTACTATGCTTTAtctatttttaattgttttagGGACccaaatttgtatttatttaatGCTTTAATTAGAGGATTAAAGGAGAATTCTTTATTTGAGAAATCAATTTTGTATTTTAGGTTAATGCTTAAAATGGGTATTAAACCTAATAAGCTTACATATCCATTTGTGTTGAAATCTTTAACTGCATTGTGTGAAAAAAGACTTGGTAGTGTTATTCATTGTGGGGTTTTGAAAATGGGTTTGGAATATGATGTGTTTGTTAGGGTTTGTTTGGTTGAAATGTATGTGAAAAATGAGTTATTTGATCTTGCATTGCAACTGTTCGACGAAAGTCCCGAGAGAAATAAGGATGAGAGTGTGCTTTTGTGGAATGTTGTGATTTATGGGTGTTGTAGGGATGGGCGGGTGAGTAAGGCGTTGGCGTTGTTTGAGGAAATGCCTGAGAGAAATGCGGGTTCTTGGAATACGATGCTTAGTGGGTTGTTGAGGAATGGGGAGGTGGATAAAGCGATGGAATTTTTCGATGGGATGGAGAGGAATGAAAAGAATGTTGTTTCTTGGACTTGTGTGATTAGCGGGTTAACGCTAAATGGGTTGCATCAAAAGGCTTTGGATTTGTTTTTTAAGATGGTGGAAGAAGGTATAAAGCCGAATGGTTTAACTACCGTATCTGCTCTTTCTGCTTGTGCGAAAACTGGGGCATTAGAGGCAGGTAGAAAGATTCATGATAGTATTACGAACAATGGGCTTCATTTGAATGTAGCAGTTGCTAATGCTTTGGTTGATATGTATGCGAAATGCGGGTATATTGAGTCTGCAAGCCTGGTTTTTAGTAGATTAAAGGAGAAGGATATTCGTACGTGGAGCATAATGATATGGGGTTGGGCAATTCATGGACATGTAGATAAAGCTCTTAGGTGTTTTGAACAGATGAGATTGGCTG GAATCAAACCTGATGGAGTTTCTTTCCTTGCTGTTTTAACTGGATGCTCTCATGCTGGTCATGTGGATCAGGGCCTTCAAATCTTTGATAGCATGCAGCATGAGTGGTCAATTGAGCCCACTATGAAACATTATGCTGCAGTAGTAGATCTACTTGGCAGGGCTGGTCGATTTGATGAGGCCTTGAAATTTATCGGAAGTATGCCCTTGGAGCCAGATTATGTTAtttggggtgcacttttttctGCTTGCAGAGCTCACAAGAACATTGAAGTGGCAAAAGTTGCATCAGAGAAGCTCTTACAGCTTGAGCCAAAGCATGCTGGGAGCTATGTGTTTTTGTCTAATGTTTATGCTGGAGCAGGGAGATGGGATGATGTAGAAAGCGTTAGGAGTTCaatgaagaacaaaaatgtTGAGAAGAATCCTGGATGGAGTTCAATGGAGGTGGATGGTCAATTGCATACATTTGTTGCTGGTGATAATGCTCATACACGTAAACAGGAGATATACtcgaaattggaggaaattatTAGAGGAGCTAAACAACAAGGTTACGTGCCTGAAACTGAGTGGGTGCTTCATAACATTGATGAGGAAGAGAAGGAAGGAGCATTGGGAAGTCATAGTGAAAAGTTAGCACTTGCTTTTGGGCTCATAAGTACTGGTCCTGGTGTGATCATTATGATTGTGAAGAACCTTAGAGTGTGTGGTGACTGCCACTCTCTAATGAAGTATGTCAGCAGGATGAGTCAAAGGGTGATTGTGTTAAGAGATATAAAGAGATTCCACCATTTCAAAGATGGAGTTTGCTCCTGTAAAGATTACTGGTGA